One region of Deltaproteobacteria bacterium genomic DNA includes:
- a CDS encoding radical SAM protein — translation MRVLFISPNRLRLIVPPLPLGLASVIAAVGADHAFRVVDFMFETDPRGKLLSLLKEFQPEIIALGLRNVDNQDSRYPVFFFPEIKNLLDWLRQHYQGPIALGGGAFSILPREFMDYLGADFGIVGDGELSFRALLEAYPQGEFNRVPGLIWKQHGQWQCNPPEPVLDLDQLPDPALEYFTPIQYHEAVGNAKLAGMITLQSRRGCPMNCIYCTTPLIEGRRLRTRSPEKVAAFMAYCHDRWHLTRFYFIDNIFNYPLDYARQLCRAVKNLNLPVQWSCIINPAFPDAELFHLIRKAGGYRVQVGNESGSDLVLTNLGKGYGRGQVENTLQLLEQAGLAYSCFLLFGGPGETPETVKESVALLEKYQPQMVNLTVGIRIYPGATIYRQALAEGVISKTDNLLWPYFYLSPAIADWIWDYLPEITARHPNWIF, via the coding sequence TTGCGGGTGTTATTTATTTCTCCCAACCGCTTACGTCTGATCGTTCCTCCTCTACCCCTGGGCCTGGCCTCAGTAATTGCCGCAGTAGGAGCTGACCATGCCTTCCGGGTAGTGGATTTCATGTTTGAAACTGATCCGCGGGGAAAGCTTTTGTCCCTGCTCAAGGAATTTCAGCCCGAGATCATCGCCCTGGGCCTGCGCAATGTCGACAACCAGGACAGCCGTTATCCGGTATTCTTTTTCCCGGAAATAAAAAACCTGCTTGACTGGCTGCGGCAGCACTACCAAGGTCCAATAGCCCTGGGCGGCGGCGCCTTCAGTATTTTGCCGCGCGAATTTATGGATTATCTGGGGGCTGATTTTGGCATTGTCGGGGACGGCGAACTCAGTTTCCGGGCTTTACTTGAGGCTTATCCCCAGGGCGAATTTAACCGGGTGCCGGGGCTGATCTGGAAGCAACATGGGCAATGGCAGTGCAATCCCCCAGAGCCGGTGCTGGACCTGGACCAGTTGCCCGATCCGGCCCTGGAGTATTTTACTCCCATTCAGTATCACGAGGCAGTGGGGAACGCCAAACTGGCAGGGATGATAACCTTGCAGAGTCGACGCGGCTGCCCTATGAATTGTATATATTGCACAACCCCGCTGATCGAAGGCCGTCGGCTGCGCACCCGGTCTCCGGAGAAGGTAGCGGCCTTCATGGCCTACTGCCATGACCGCTGGCACTTGACCCGGTTCTATTTTATTGATAACATTTTTAATTATCCCCTGGATTATGCCCGTCAACTCTGCCGGGCAGTTAAAAACCTTAATCTGCCGGTGCAGTGGAGTTGCATTATCAATCCTGCCTTCCCTGATGCTGAATTATTCCACCTGATCCGTAAAGCTGGCGGTTACCGGGTGCAGGTGGGCAATGAGAGCGGTTCTGATTTAGTATTGACCAATCTGGGCAAGGGCTATGGCCGGGGCCAGGTAGAGAACACCCTGCAACTGCTGGAGCAGGCCGGGTTGGCATATAGTTGTTTCCTGTTGTTTGGCGGTCCGGGAGAGACCCCGGAGACAGTGAAGGAAAGCGTCGCCCTGCTGGAGAAGTATCAGCCGCAAATGGTCAATCTGACGGTCGGCATCCGCATATATCCTGGAGCCACCATATACCGCCAGGCCCTGGCGGAAGGGGTAATCAGTAAAACCGACAATCTGCTGTGGCCTTACTTTTATCTCTCCCCGGCAATAGCCGACTGGATCTGGGATTATCTCCCCGAAATCACCGCCCGGCATCCGAACTGGATTTTTTGA